Proteins from one Fragaria vesca subsp. vesca linkage group LG6, FraVesHawaii_1.0, whole genome shotgun sequence genomic window:
- the LOC101310917 gene encoding aquaporin PIP2-1-like, translated as MGKDIEVGPQGGFSAKDYNDPPPTPLIDAEEFGKWSFYRAIIAEFIATLLFLYITVLTVIGYKSQSDTLKGGDQCGGVGILGIAWAFGGMIFVLVYCTAGISGGHINPAVTFGLFLARKVSLPRAVLYIVAQSLGAICGCGLVKSFQSALYTNYGGGANGLADGYSKGTGLAAEIIGTFVLVYTVFSATDPKRNARDSHVPVLAPLPIGFAVFMVHLATIPITGTGINPARSFGAAVIYNNEKAWDDHWIFWVGPFIGAAIAALYHQYILRAGAVKALGSFRSSSNI; from the exons ATGGGTAAGGACATTGAAGTTGGCCCGCAAGGAGGGTTTTCTGCCAAGGACTACAACGACCCACCGCCGACACCATTGATCGATGCAGAGGAGTTCGGCAAATGGTCTTTCTACAGAGCCATCATTGCCGAGTTCATCGCCACCCTTTTGTTCTTGTACATTACTGTGCTTACTGTGATTGGATACAAGAGCCAGAGCGACACTCTCAAAGGTGGAGACCAATGTGGTGGTGTTGGCATTCTTGGCATTGCATGGGCCTTTGGGGGCATGATCTTTGTCCTTGTCTACTGCACTGCTGGAATCTCTG GAGGGCACATAAACCCTGCTGTCACATTTGGGTTGTTTTTGGCTAGGAAGGTTTCACTACCCAGAGCTGTATTGTATATTGTGGCTCAATCCTTGGGAGCAATATGTGGGTGCGGGCTAGTCAAATCGTTCCAGAGTGCTTTGTACACAAACTATGGTGGTGGAGCTAATGGACTAGCTGATGGGTACAGCAAGGGCACTGGTTTGGCTGCTGAGATTATTGGCACCTTTGTTCTTGTCTACACCGTCTTCTCTGCCACTGATCCCAAGAGGAATGCAAGGGACTCTCATGTCCCA GTATTGGCACCACTACCAATCGGGTTTGCTGTCTTCATGGTTCACCTTGCCACAATCCCAATCACCGGCACCGGGATCAACCCAGCTCGAAGTTTCGGAGCGGCGGTTATATACAACAATGAGAAGGCTTGGGATGATCAT TGGATCTTCTGGGTTGGACCCTTCATCGGTGCTGCCATTGCTGCCTTGTATCACCAATACATACTGAGAGCAGGAGCAGTCAAGGCTTTGGGTTCTTTCAGGAGCTCTTCCAACATATAG